The Spodoptera frugiperda isolate SF20-4 chromosome 2, AGI-APGP_CSIRO_Sfru_2.0, whole genome shotgun sequence genome includes the window ATTAATTGATAGGTAATTCTATATTATTGAGAATATCACGAACTTGTTTCACTACAGCACTATTTTTGCCTTCAGTTGCTAGACTTTGCAATTTCTCCAAATATTCCTCGATGTTTTGTTCTGTTGCGCCTGTTGGTCCTCCTGGTATTGCCACCAGTTGCAAAGCTTGGACTAGTGCAGCAACGAGTGTGCGACGATGCGCTAACAGAGCAGCTGTACGCTCTGCAGCAGCTGCAGTTTCAACTCGAAGTTTAGCAGTAGCTCCACTAACCTCTTCAGCATGTCTTTGTAAAATTGCATTCTGAAATGTTCAATttgaaacatgttttatttatattatgtatttctttatttctttattttactgGTATAAGAACAAAATGGGAAAGAATGAAGGATGTGCAAATAAATAGTCATTTACCTGTTGCTCATAATCTGAATTAGCTTTTCTCAACTGCCTCAATTCAGATTCCCTTAGCTTATTATGTTGGAGAAATTGATCTGTAAATATTGGTATATCTGTATCTCCAGCAGTTAATTCTTCACCCTgtaaggaaaaaaatatcattagtcaccttatttttaaaagcctataaaagtaatatagCTTAGCCTTTCATATATAagacaataatagaaaatacattgtgtcttgTGTGGTTCTGCATTCCAGCACACAATGGGTTAATCTTTTACTATTGAAgaattaaacacaaaatcatGACTGAATGTACTCACCGAAGCTGGTGTAATACAAGGTCTGGGACGAGGTGGTGTTGGCTGCCGAGGCACATTTATAGCTGCTGGAGCAGTACCACTGTTTGTATTAGCTGTGGCATTTTGATCTGCGGGAGCTGGTGTAATTCCTgctacaaaataaacttttcataaaatactgcacatttcaatttaatttattataattcacATAGAAAATGAAATctagaaatatataatacaattaaatgacATAATACCTGCAGGAACAGCTATATCTGGTGgattatgttttactttttttgagaaGTTGGGATCCTTTTGTTCCAGCTGCTGCCTCCTGAACTCTTTATATGCATCTGTCTTTTTATATTCAGCCCATTCCCTGAGGTATCTATTGAAAAAGTTAAcactttaaatattgtattgtaaatagaTCTTATAAAAtgggttttatttagtttcctCTGTACTATGGCAAAAGtgctgttataataatattatgtgttttgtAAACCTTAATTATACACAATGCTCATCATATAACTAGATATatgctctctctctctctctctctgatACTCCCCAGAGTATTATTGAGCTACctaggtaaataaaaaagagtATGAAAATAGCACATGAACACAAAACATCATATagggtaaactacccaattatcagcactttaagagttagtcctaatttaagtcaatttattattgtgaaaaaaaggctttaacccgttaaggtaaattttatagttataatatttaataaggaagacaataataaaagaaaaacatgattgacctctatccaagattatttagacaagtaagaataaaaaatgggtctgtcaccatttactggcaccatctccaccaattactagcatagagcaacccaattatcagcacctcactatcactgttaggaattgcattaaaaaaaattagttacattattaaaacctgttttaatttattttttacatagttagtaagtaggtaacaaaataattacttataaactaataatacttttatctgtataagtcgagcaaaaaaaaagcgtctcggccgtaccatccttttctcgaagccattcaggccaatttcgaccgcctataacttcattgtggataaaacaagaagcctgaattttcagatactaagcaggcattgtacaaatatggtatatttcaattttcattaaatgtGGACCATTCCATTAGTTTAAGAATTATATCAAGTAAAAGTTTCgtaattttgtcactgactgatagatcatcaaaagtataaagcacttttaacagacatagaagcttaaaatttttgcataaaattagtatttagtacctaaatcaggggaaaaatcaaatattttgtaaattcagtccagttttttagatacatcaactgcatcaataactttgtaatcctataaaaatgtatggggttacaaagttattgatacagttacaatttcatcacaccaataactttgttaacccatataaatgtatgagattacaaagttattgatgcagttacattttattgtttaatgaaataattgaatcttcaaaaagaagtgagataccatcaaaaacattctgtaaaaaaatccaagtcgcgcacctcatcagtttattatgtaccgtaaaaaaatgtgagatccatgtaagtaataccaagtcggttattttatttagtccctacttaagagaccttctgtctaaagttataatgtaaattgttatcatatcaatattacattaattttacgttttaaataaaatacacaatactacctaaatatacctacttttgttgacatttctcgtattaaattgtttagtgtATTTCATGGcaacgaattacgatggtctattgcacgattacctacgtacgatggccaagtaaatctctttttttaacacctttccgttcagatggtttttcagtaatcaaaatgtcctgtaatctgactggtgttagtaaatattgttgactattaagacataccaattgcgcactactaaaataatctctaaagttgtcgtagcttgcataccatctacaaaatctctgctaataatactggtaataaaacaaaaaataagaagagaaaaaataaatagaaagaaataagaagagatgatgatattctagggaaaccaatttatcagcatgcttctgatccaattatcagcaccatgctaacatttggattttgatggtataaactagttttacaaagcaaaatcaattctttgcataaaataaacataatttacattaaaaaatatgaaattagtatttatgtacttttttccatttatcatcaccagtgctgataatttagaatttacaaaatattcgatccatttatcagcactacgtattttaccaattaatcaccaaaacctcaaattctactcttcagattatcatcaaaaattatctcaaatatcagagaaatcattagtttcaatattaaatttgtaaaagatacgatatatcataaaatgtaaacacgtgaccttaacggcgatcacaagaaactggcaaaaacagaagaaactgcaagacacaaatgtttgtttacataatttccatcaatttgaggtctcaaagtatgattttcccaatagcaggattccaaaaacatacatttatttatttataagtgtggaaacccaaattagtaagtgaaaaccttagaattggtcgatttattcagagtgctgataatttggtgcagtgctagcaattgggtagttgcccctacATACCTTTCTTTGTCTTGGTCTGCAGCAtccaaatattgttttttttcttcagCTGGTAATTTGCTCCATTCACTAGCTAACTGGCGAGTTAACTCCGCAAACCCTAGATCTGGCTGTTCAGCTCGTAATTGATCTCTTCGTTCATTCAAGTATCTGACATATCCTGCaaaccaaaataaattcaaGATCATTATATTAATCTAATAATCACTGTGGAACTGCCTTTCACTCAAGTCAAATTATGTACCAGTTAGCGGTTGCCGAGGCGCTGTAACATCGCGAGGAGCTTTGGGTTTTcgttttttaggtttttttgaATTGTTTTTCGGAGTTTCCTTTGCTGACGGTGGCATAGAGGTAGCCACTACATCTCCAGTATTTGCAACAGCCGGACCTGATGACGCTGCAGTATTGATAGCATTCGTATTTGAATCCTTGTTTGGTTCATCATCATTTTGTACAGAAGATGATTCTGCGGGAGTTTCAGTCGGTGGTGGCTCAGATTCCATGTTTTATGCCAAAATACACAATTATCGCTTTTCCTCAATTAAACCACAAAAGGTTTACACATAGATTTTAAAATCCgtcttgtttaatattatatagttgTACTGTTTtcattaagtataaataaaactataactcAAGCAAGCTTTTCTGCTTTTGACTCTAACAATTTTTGACAACTAACTAAACACGTCAAGTTTGATGACATTGACATTAATCTTTTTTGTAGTCTATGGAAAGTTCTATActagtcataaaaaaataaacttatgagctttgtgtttaaaaataataaatagaatgaTTATTGTTAGACAAACCACGGTCCATGGCATCGCCACCAACGCCGCTCTCGACGATATCATCGACTCCACGGCCCTCGGGTAGACAGTCCTCCGAGGACCTCGGGCGACTCTCTATACACCGTGCGCTATGATTATGAGGGATTATGCaccttatttataaaatgtcataaaaacaccaaataaattacagactgaaaatattttgaatagacgatttatttaaaaatatttgcattggGATCGGTATCTCAAGACAAGTTACAGTATAAAGGCGGCCCATAAGGTATCGCCCATTAAAAAAAGCCCATAAGGTGCCCAGCCGCTACGCTATTTCTAATACTAGTGGACCCCGCAAACTTTGTTTCATCTTGGGGAAAAATTAcgaatatttgtaaattttttttctataatgtCCAAATATTCTtctcctaacaataacaaatccAACAAAGATaagttcagctgttctcgagatttagAAActtaacaacacatttatttattttttataaatagtgtaGTAAGATGATGTACACTGTCTATATTTGCGCTGCGCCAACTATTTTCTAGTAGGAAACTAGGAGgaatatattatgaaataaaacacattttatttccaattgtttttaatatattgtgcTATTTGATGTAAGCCTTCCTTTCCAGCACAGCCATCAAGAAACTCTAACTCCAGGAGGATATTGTCTTTCTTCACTAATTTTAAAAAGGCATGTACTAGGGGCTCATCTTTATTTGTGGAATTGACTGAACTTGTATCTTGTTTGCtttcatttatttcactttGATTGGTGATATTATCATCAATATTGAATGATGTGTCTGAAGCTTCAAGTTCTGATTCACCATCTATTTGATTGTTAATTGGATTTGGTAACACCATATCTTGCTGTGTATGTAATTTAGGCACTTTAGCATCACTTTCCGTTCTATTTTGGAGTCTTCTTTTTCGTCTTTGGTTGGACCAAGTGTTACTTTTGGCTACAATATCTAATGTGATATTGCTTCCTCTCTTATCAAGTATTTTATGTTGAATACATAAAATGTCAAGCATCcctttcattttatttaggGCTGTTTCAACACTACCTTCACAACTGGTTAATTCAGGCAATAAGAAAATTGTTGGTTTATGTTTCTTCCTTGCTTTTCCTCTTGGAGGTActgaaacaaatcaaaataacgGTTAATACAGCATTTTCTGATAGACAAGTCTATATGagtgtaaattatttatcatacCTAATTCATATAAATCATACTGTTGATATGTCCAAGCTAGTCCCCATCTAGTCACCCGACCTTGACAGAACTCAGTATGAGTATGTGTAATTCCTTCAGACTTTAAGTCTTCTAATAATACACTTAAATTGTATTTGTGACCCACCATTGTAGTAAATATtctgaaatgtaaattaataatgaaaaactGTAAAAACAACATATTAGTAGTATATAAAGAAAAAGCACTAAAAACTCACAGTATTTTATCCCTGTATTGTTTACTCTCTCTAATGATCTGTCTACAAAATTCTAGCTCTCCTCCTTCTGTGATTAACTCTTGGGGAGATCCTGTAAACCCGTTCTTTGGAGGCAGTCTGTAATAatcagcaatatttttttacatgttGATATGTCTGTATCTGTATTGCAGGAAAATAAAATGCAGTagtatatttaagaaaaaaaaaacagttt containing:
- the LOC118268773 gene encoding high mobility group protein 20A isoform X2, translating into MESEPPPTETPAESSSVQNDDEPNKDSNTNAINTAASSGPAVANTGDVVATSMPPSAKETPKNNSKKPKKRKPKAPRDVTAPRQPLTGYVRYLNERRDQLRAEQPDLGFAELTRQLASEWSKLPAEEKKQYLDAADQDKERYLREWAEYKKTDAYKEFRRQQLEQKDPNFSKKVKHNPPDIAVPAGITPAPADQNATANTNSGTAPAAINVPRQPTPPRPRPCITPASGEELTAGDTDIPIFTDQFLQHNKLRESELRQLRKANSDYEQQNAILQRHAEEVSGATAKLRVETAAAAERTAALLAHRRTLVAALVQALQLVAIPGGPTGATEQNIEEYLEKLQSLATEGKNSAVVKQVRDILNNIELPIN
- the LOC118268773 gene encoding high mobility group protein 20A isoform X1; this translates as MESEPPPTETPAESSSVQNDDEPNKDSNTNAINTAASSGPAVANTGDVVATSMPPSAKETPKNNSKKPKKRKPKAPRDVTAPRQPLTGYVRYLNERRDQLRAEQPDLGFAELTRQLASEWSKLPAEEKKQYLDAADQDKERYLREWAEYKKTDAYKEFRRQQLEQKDPNFSKKVKHNPPDIAVPAAGITPAPADQNATANTNSGTAPAAINVPRQPTPPRPRPCITPASGEELTAGDTDIPIFTDQFLQHNKLRESELRQLRKANSDYEQQNAILQRHAEEVSGATAKLRVETAAAAERTAALLAHRRTLVAALVQALQLVAIPGGPTGATEQNIEEYLEKLQSLATEGKNSAVVKQVRDILNNIELPIN
- the LOC118268764 gene encoding U6 small nuclear RNA (adenine-(43)-N(6))-methyltransferase, with product MALNKYMHPRNIYKTPPDFGKLSILYPEFAAISKSDVTGKIGIDFKDPHALRVLTKCLLKSDFNLEVDIPADRLVPTLPLRLNYILWIEDLMEAIQRKENIRGLDIGTGACAIYPLLAAVKNKWNFVGTESDTESFTKAEENVQKNSLQEFIKLTKNSTKSIISHLFTNDDKEQFDFCMCNPPFYSNLQELCESRSPARLPPKNGFTGSPQELITEGGELEFCRQIIRESKQYRDKILIFTTMVGHKYNLSVLLEDLKSEGITHTHTEFCQGRVTRWGLAWTYQQYDLYELVPPRGKARKKHKPTIFLLPELTSCEGSVETALNKMKGMLDILCIQHKILDKRGSNITLDIVAKSNTWSNQRRKRRLQNRTESDAKVPKLHTQQDMVLPNPINNQIDGESELEASDTSFNIDDNITNQSEINESKQDTSSVNSTNKDEPLVHAFLKLVKKDNILLELEFLDGCAGKEGLHQIAQYIKNNWK